Below is a genomic region from Seriola aureovittata isolate HTS-2021-v1 ecotype China chromosome 23, ASM2101889v1, whole genome shotgun sequence.
TGCTAGACTTCATGGCATAAATCATTTggacaaatacaaatattgtGTGATTCTATTGAAAGCTCGATGTATAGCCCTGCGCACCCCCATGAAAAATCCACCCAGAGTACGCCGTATGTTAAGAGTATAAACATGAGTCAGCCCAAGACGTTCAAGGCCCCccatttcctttaaaatgtcagaggaGCAATCATTTAAGAGCTGTAGTATAATCAGAGGGTCTCTGTGtttgaagacaaagaaaaatgttgattcCATCACATGCTTTACAAAGGGCAATAAATGTGATAATGGAAATAGGAAGTAGACTGACTTCTTATCCATTTTGACAGCCTCACCAAAGTCTCTGGCCCTCTGTAGCTTCTTTATGGCATCATTtatgttttcctttaaaaacagcCACACTGTATATCTGGCTGCCATGTGTTTGTCAAATCTGGTCATTGAATCGCTGAGGGTCTTCTTCATTTGTTGTGTGGAGAATTCAATCTGTTCACAGTAAAGCTCAAGAGACTGGAGAGACTTTTGCAATTCTTTCATAGCATGATTGATGCTGTTTAGATTGTGGTGCCTGTCTTGCAGGGTTAAAGATGCAAAAGCACGGTTGTAAAATGCAATTGCTGCCCAACAGTGGTCCTCCTCTATGGCTTTAGTGTacatcttgatactctctgcaaGATGTCCTGTTCTGCGCAGCTCATTGCCAAAGGCAGTGTAGTGGTGCAGGTTTGATAAGGGTGATTCTCTGTGCTTGAGTTtttgcctggctctgtccaggTCTCTACTCAGTCTGCTTTTCAGATTTGTGACAGAGTCATTCTCATCGAAGTTTGTAAGTAGCCACATACCCCAGAATTCATTCAGTGCAGACAAATCTGAATCTGCTGGCTTGTTGTTACTGCTTTTGTACACATCATCTAGTACCTCCAGATACTGACTGAAGAGCTCttgcttcttctttctctgcgGAACATCACACTCCAAGTAGCTAGCTAGTCGTTCAGCCACTATGTTGTCTCTGACCTCTTTAGCTGTCTTCATTGCTGACTTGGAGTTTTCAGTCAAAATATGTGACAGGATCTCAGACATGTCTTTGGTTCCCTCAGTGCTGTGGATTTTTTGATACAACCTCATTTGCTTCATGAGAAGATCTTGAAATAGGGGAGTGGTATCTGTAATATTTTCCAATAAAGACAGTAATTTCTTTGTCAAAACGAGCAACTGAAGTGTTCCTGACAGATGGTTGGAGCAGACAATGAGCTGAGCAGACCCAGGAGATCCTTGTCTTGCAGTGCGGCCAAATGCCTGTGCCTCCACACGAGCGTTCTTGGGCAGGAAGGTCTGCAAAACGAACAAACCTCCGGCTCTGTTTACTTTGTCAGAAACCTTAAGGTCTGTTCCACGACCTGCAAGGTTTGTTGCTATAATGATGTCTCTTGCTTTAAGCTCCTTGGCAAAGATTGCAGTATTGTCCACATTGTTGTTTATGTAAAGCTTTTTGTTTGGGACTTTATCTCCTAGAGCATGGTGGAGAACCTTTGCTCGATTGATGGTCTCACAGATGATCAACACAGCTCTTCCCTCCCTATATAGAGTAGGCTTGGTTTGTGCCGTTACAACATTACAGATTTTTTCAATCCATTCTTTTTCATCATCTACTATCACTCCTTCAACCTCAAACAGCTTTCTGCGTTTGAATGAAGGTATCTGACAGGTCTTGATACCTTCATAGATTTTCTGCAAGGTCTCAGTCTCTGCTTGTTGGCCAAGAGTCCCAGAGATTCCATAGATCTGATCTTTATACTTCTGAAACAAGCCAACATTGGACATATAGTTCGTGATAGCTGTCATGTCACTCAGCTTGGactcatgtttcatttcaagaAACTGCTGCAGTCCATCTGACCATTTCATGAAGTTTTCAACAACACCTGTGCAGCTGTAGTCTACGGGGACTATTCCATGTTTCTCCATGATATATTCATGatcttttgtcattgtttgtgcATAGAATGCATTTTCAATCCACACCTTTAGTTTTGCTTCGACCAGATTTGAGAGGAAGCCCGGGATGTAGCAACTACTTTTGTCTTCTTTGCTCAATTGACGTGGTGTAAAATGCAGAGCGCGTTTTATTTCTTGTTCTGCAGCTCTGCGTACACTCTCTTCATCACAATACATGTACTGACATAAGCCCCCGTTGATTAAAAGCACTGGTACTCTTTGCTTTTCcccattttctctttgttgccCTTTGCTCAGTTCCTTTATTGCTCCATCATTGTTTATGCAGTGTAGAGCAAACTGGCAAGATGGGAATCTCCTCTCTACTGTCTCAAAGAACTCAGCCAGCTGGTTGGCAGTGAGACTTGCAGTTTTCTCGGGTAAAAGGCTCATATTCCTCCTAAGATCCCTGACTGAACCTTTTGTCAGAATACCGATGTCCTCAGCCATTTGAAGAATCGTGAACTCATCGATATCTTTGCCCTTTGTTATGTTTTCAAGCACCACTTCATAAAAGGGGTATTTTCGACCCACAGTTTTCTCTGTGCCAATCTTACTGTACTGATTAGTAGCGGCCCATATGAATGCCAAGAGTGGATTGATATGTTGTAAAGCAGGTATATCACTACTTAAATAGACAACATGAAGACCCTTATCCAGCATCAACGAGTCCACTTCATCCACAATCGCACATTGGAATTTCCTTTCCCCAAATATGTCCTTCCTTTGAAAGTGATGCTTTAACCAGTCTCCAGCAAACTCTTCCACAGTACCATAAACAACTTGACTCTGATAGCACTTTTTCAAGTCATGGTCTTGTTTGTTGATGTTGCAGTctacactgatttttaaaaccTTATAAAATTTTGCCCATTCTTCCGAATCTCTTTGTGCCAGAACTGACGAGCTGGACATGATGTCTACTTTTTGTCCTCTCATAGCTCGAAATGCTGCAAACATCGCCACAATACACGACTTTCCTTCTCCAGTGCCAACCTGAATTAATCGCCCTGTTTTGGAAAGAGCCATAAGACACAAGCTCACAATCTGTGTCACTCGTGGTCTAAAGTGAGTTTTCTCAGCTGCTTGACAGAGCCTCAGCAAGTCTTTCTTCAAGCCACTCCTCTGTGATCCATCATTGCCTGAAGTAAGATCTTCATGAACTGATGATACAATGTCTCTCACCTCATCTAAAAGCTTTTCATCAATTTGGTTTAACTGTTGTTGACGGATTTCCTCAATAATTTCATCCAGTTGCTTTTCTTGTTCATCAGCTAAACATGTCTTTAGGTCTTCATCTGTTACATTCTCGTCTTGGACCAGCTCAATAAGTGTCTTTCCTCTTTGACATCTCCAACTGGGATTTATATAATGAATCTCTATACAGTGCAACATTCCCAACATCCATGAGAGGAAATGTGATCTGTCATTTGTTGAATTTGACTCAAATCGTTTCATAAGAGCATCAAACAAGTCAACAGCAACTGTTGGGCTCCATTTGATATTTGTAACCAGTCCTTTCAGCTTGTTGAGGAGAAGCTCTTCATTGATTTCAGTTGTCAAGACACTGGTATGGTTGGTTAAAGCTTTGATTCTGCTAAACAATTCTAGGCCCCTGGGACTTGCGTCAGTGTCACCCATTATCTGGAAAAAATATGATGTATGGTCAGAACATAATAGGTAAAAATTAGGACTGATAgatatttttatagttttacatTATATAGCTGTTAAGAGGGtctttttaattgtaatttgaACAACCCTTGGTCAATTTTGATTGAATTCAGGAGCTATGGCATTCGAATTCCTTATTGTTCTGATTCACGCCTCAAATGGGTATTTTAGTAAAGCcaaaacatgatttctcagaAAGAAAGTTGAAATAATTATAACTGTTGGACATAACATAAAATTATAGTTTGTTACATTATCACGTCACATGTTTCTATGTAAAGTAACACTGAGAATAccatttaatgaaacatttaaaatattaatatagaatGGGGGAAAAACACTACGCCTCTCACACACAAGTCTATTGACCAATTAGAAAACTAAATTTATAAATACAAAGAGAAGTGAATGGAGAGGCCAAGTACAATACATccagacagtttgttttttagttttaaactaaaaaccaaaatatgaataaatcatgggattttttttaaaccaaaagtggaaaaacagagCCGTTTCCGTTTTTGTTGTcagaatttgaaaatgaaaaaacaagacatcaaATTAGAAGAAATCCTTATTGAATTGAAGAACGAAGAAAGGTAGTCAGGTGGCAtggaaataaagtaaatatttccAAATAAGAGCCAAGTGGATAGAATGGCCATTCTATAATTTGTAACATTATACAAGCACATCTCTTTTTTGCTTCgcattaagacatgaaaaatatttgatcaaacatgtttgatgtaTTATTTACTTGCATAGCATGAATTAATAAACTAAGTAATTAATATGTGGAAATACACTGTGTAGTCCTTCCCAGATGGTGTTGTCAAAAATGACCAGCAGAGGTCCCCACTACAGTAGCAAAGAAAGTTGTGCTGATCAGACAATCattcttttcactttcacttcctgaATATAAAAGGGTCagtatttgtgtctgtgtatgccGCTGAGTGAAACCCACCATCAGTTAGAGTGTCCACACAAAAAACTAGATAGACCTGACTGACAGTTGTATTTTCAGCTATAGATTAGTGCCTCTGGAGGTACCCATTTCTGCTGTGAACCTAGCCACAAGTTGACCCCATGCATAAAGAAAGGTAAAAAGGTAATGCAAAGGGGAAATAATAAATGGATAGACaatctaataataaataaataaacaacaaaaatgaaatggaaatttaaatgGGAAATTAGATAAATGGGAATTAATAAAGGGTAAATACAAAAGcgaattaaaacagaaatattagtTTATGTTAcaatatattaattaaattaataaagtataaagtatttatttttgatattatttttgcTGAATTCAGTTTgtcaaattacattttgtgaTCCTCTGAGCACCACCTAATAAATCCCATCTTCATATTGTGTCATAGTGGACACAGAAATCTTAAAGATGAATGCATTAAAACctgggcaaataaaaccaaaaccatctgCATGACTTCACTACCACTACAAGCACATCACACAGCTATCTTACTCtaacaatgaaaaagaaatcacaaataTACAGCAAAATACAGGTATTATAACTTTTCACTGTTTAGGTTAAAGTCATGAATTCACTGTCTGTATTTTAGTAGTAGCCTCATACTCACGTCTGAACAGGATGCAAGAGATGAGAAGTGATATAACTGACATGCAAGACTGTTACAGCCTGACCCTGACtgtcttcatttatttctgtttctattttagTAGGAATTCCCCGGACTTTTTTACGATGGTTGAAACATGGTtttcctttcactttctttACAATCACGTGGCATATTTCTAGCACAAATATCAAGGAGTGCTTAAGGGACCTGTGGTGACCCATCTTAAATATGGTTTTCCAATGAACAAATCATGTGCAAAAATGTTGTCATCATACCTTTGATATCTACTACTAAGTGATGTTAAATGAATATTGGTCAAGATGTTTTTTCACAGGCTACAGAGTAGTTTAAGATACAATTCACTTCCTTCAGtattaaaatcaatcaaatattatgtataaaattaaatcaactgcggggtttatttttacagtataGCTACATATCgtattgtaaaaatatttgtttatttgcatgtgttgtgatttttttgcaggccatgtgttgtcaaattgattaATATGTGCCAAATAGAGCACTGCAGGTCATAATGatt
It encodes:
- the LOC130164104 gene encoding protein translocase subunit SecA-like; translation: MGDTDASPRGLELFSRIKALTNHTSVLTTEINEELLLNKLKGLVTNIKWSPTVAVDLFDALMKRFESNSTNDRSHFLSWMLGMLHCIEIHYINPSWRCQRGKTLIELVQDENVTDEDLKTCLADEQEKQLDEIIEEIRQQQLNQIDEKLLDEVRDIVSSVHEDLTSGNDGSQRSGLKKDLLRLCQAAEKTHFRPRVTQIVSLCLMALSKTGRLIQVGTGEGKSCIVAMFAAFRAMRGQKVDIMSSSSVLAQRDSEEWAKFYKVLKISVDCNINKQDHDLKKCYQSQVVYGTVEEFAGDWLKHHFQRKDIFGERKFQCAIVDEVDSLMLDKGLHVVYLSSDIPALQHINPLLAFIWAATNQYSKIGTEKTVGRKYPFYEVVLENITKGKDIDEFTILQMAEDIGILTKGSVRDLRRNMSLLPEKTASLTANQLAEFFETVERRFPSCQFALHCINNDGAIKELSKGQQRENGEKQRVPVLLINGGLCQYMYCDEESVRRAAEQEIKRALHFTPRQLSKEDKSSCYIPGFLSNLVEAKLKVWIENAFYAQTMTKDHEYIMEKHGIVPVDYSCTGVVENFMKWSDGLQQFLEMKHESKLSDMTAITNYMSNVGLFQKYKDQIYGISGTLGQQAETETLQKIYEGIKTCQIPSFKRRKLFEVEGVIVDDEKEWIEKICNVVTAQTKPTLYREGRAVLIICETINRAKVLHHALGDKVPNKKLYINNNVDNTAIFAKELKARDIIIATNLAGRGTDLKVSDKVNRAGGLFVLQTFLPKNARVEAQAFGRTARQGSPGSAQLIVCSNHLSGTLQLLVLTKKLLSLLENITDTTPLFQDLLMKQMRLYQKIHSTEGTKDMSEILSHILTENSKSAMKTAKEVRDNIVAERLASYLECDVPQRKKKQELFSQYLEVLDDVYKSSNNKPADSDLSALNEFWGMWLLTNFDENDSVTNLKSRLSRDLDRARQKLKHRESPLSNLHHYTAFGNELRRTGHLAESIKMYTKAIEEDHCWAAIAFYNRAFASLTLQDRHHNLNSINHAMKELQKSLQSLELYCEQIEFSTQQMKKTLSDSMTRFDKHMAARYTVWLFLKENINDAIKKLQRARDFGEAVKMDKKSVYFLFPLSHLLPFVKHVMESTFFFVFKHRDPLIILQLLNDCSSDILKEMGGLERLGLTHVYTLNIRRTLGGFFMGVRRAIHRAFNRITQYLYLSK